ACCCATATTATCAAACAGCTTTATGGGAAATGATGAAAAATGGTGGCAAAAGATTCCGCCCTGCACTCGTATTTTGCGTGGTTAATGCTCTCGCTCCTCAACTTATAAAAAATGCTTTTTTGCCCGCCCTAAGTATTGAATGTATCCATACATATTCACTCATACACGATGATTTACCCTGTATGGATAATGCGCCTTTAAGACGCGGACACGCTACACTGCATACAAAATATGATGAAACGCTTGCACTTTTGGTAGGTGATGGGCTAAATACCTACGCTTTTGCTTTGCTTTGCCAAGCGCGGCTTGACCCACAAGTTAAACTCGCCCTTATTGAATCTCTCGCACAAAATGCTGGTATTGGCGGTATGGTGCTTGGACAGAGCTTAGATTGTGCTTTTGAGGACAAAAAACTTTCATTACAAGAACTTCAAATTATACATACAAATAAAACTGCCAAACTCATTGCCACTTCTTTGCAATTTGGTGCTATTATTTCAAATGCAAAAGCATATTTTGCTTCATCAATGTATGAGTTTGGGCTAAAGCTCGGCGTGTATTTTCAGCTACGCGATGATATTATTGATACTTGTTTTGACACACAACAAGCGGGTAAGACAACGCAAAATGATACACATAAAAATAGCTATGTGAATCTACTTGGTTTAGAAGGTGCGAAAGCAGAATTTACTCGTATGAAAAAGCAGATTCAAAAGGAACTCCAAACATTTGACAAAGCTGTTTGTGTCCATTTGACTACTCTTTTGCAAGACTATTTTAAGGATATTGAATGAAACGCATTCTCCTTACCAATGATGATGGCTTTGATTCAAGCGGACTTCTTGCGCTCAAAGATGCCCTCAAAGACATAGCACAGGTAATGGTTGTCGCTCCTGCAAACGAAAAATCAGCCTGTGGGCACGGGCTGACACTCACGCGCCCACTTAGTTTTGTGCGACTTGATGATGATTTTTACAAGCTTGAAGATGGCACACCAAGTGATTGTGTGTATCTTGCACTCAATACACTTTATCAATCATCGTGCAAGCCAGATTTGGTTATTTCAGGCATTAATCTTGGTTCAAATATGGGAGAAGATATTACTTATTCAGGCACTGCAGCGGGTGCTATGGAAGCGTGCATACAAGGTGTGCCTGCCATTGCTATCTCACAGCTTATGCCAGATAAAAATCGCTCCAAACATTTTGATTTTTCCCTCGCTAAAGAATGTATTTATGAAATTACTGAACTTATTTTTACTAAAGGATTCCCTTTAGGAGAGCGCAAATTCCTTAATATCAATATTCCCCATATTAAACCCAAAGAATGTAAGGGCTACAAAATCACACAAATGGGTTATAGAATCTATGCCGATAATGCACATTTACACCGCAACCCACGAGGACAAGAATATTATTGGTTAGGGCTACACCCTTTAGAATGGGAAGAAAGAAGTGATATGCCTCATAGTTACGGTTCTGATTTTAAGGCAACACACGAACATTATGTCTCTATTACGCCTATTAAGCTTGATATGACAAGCTATGAGGATAGCTCATCTCTTTGTGAATGGATACGATTATGAATGAACTTATTGATGAAAATATGATAATTGACAGATACACGCGTTCGCGCATTATTTTTGGTGAAAATTTTGAGCGCATACAAAATACCAAAGTAGTTGTATTTGGCGTAGGTGGCGTGGGAGGCTTTGTCGTGGATTGTCTTTATAGAAGTGGATTACAAAATATTACAATTGTAGATAAAGATTGCTTTGATATTACAAATCAAAACCGCCAAATTGGTGCAGAACACATAGGTGAGCCAAAAGTGGAAGTATTTGCACGACTTTATCAAGGAATCACACCCATTCAAGAATGTGTAGATGCGGCATTTTTAGAGCGATTTAACATAATGGAGTTTGATTATATTGTTGATGCTGTTGATGATATTATTGCAAAAGTAGAAATTGCCAAAATTGCCTCAAACAAGCCTTATGGAAAATATATTATTGCCACAGGAAGTGCAAAAAGAGTAAATCCTCTTTTTATCCGAGTAAATAATGTGTGGAAAAGCTACGGCGATAAATTTGCGCGAAAATTGCGCACTCATTTAAGAAAAGTCAATATTCAAAAGGCTATTAAGGTAATATTTAGCTCTGAGGGTGCAAAATGTGGTCCATTAGGTAGCTTTAGTGGAGTTACAGCAAGCTTTGGGCTTATCATTGCAAGTGAAATTATCCAAGATATAATTAAGGAGTATTAAAAATGAACGAATATGATGAATACAATGACTACGAAAACATTGATAATGAGGATTTTGAAGATTACGATGATGAGGATTATTCATATAATGCCTATGATGATGACGATTATCAAAACCCTGATAGTGAATATTATGAGTAAGGATTCTTAATGAAAACACCCTCTGTGCTCCGCGTAGCACTTGTGCAGCAAGCCTACAAGGGGAATAGAGAGGCAATGATGGAATCAACTGCTGCAATGATAAGTAAGGCAGCAGATGCTAATGCACAACTTGTGGCATTGCAAGAACTTCATACGCGCGAATATTTTTGTCAAAGTGAGAATCCACGATTTTTTGATTATGCAGCAGATTTTGATAAAGATATAGCCTATTTTAGCGCATTAGCCAAAAAGTATAAAATTGTGCTACTTACTTCACTTTTTGAAAGGCGT
Above is a genomic segment from Helicobacter sp. MIT 21-1697 containing:
- a CDS encoding polyprenyl synthetase family protein, whose translation is MSIAQILNDFEAFLINQEPQIPSFHPYYQTALWEMMKNGGKRFRPALVFCVVNALAPQLIKNAFLPALSIECIHTYSLIHDDLPCMDNAPLRRGHATLHTKYDETLALLVGDGLNTYAFALLCQARLDPQVKLALIESLAQNAGIGGMVLGQSLDCAFEDKKLSLQELQIIHTNKTAKLIATSLQFGAIISNAKAYFASSMYEFGLKLGVYFQLRDDIIDTCFDTQQAGKTTQNDTHKNSYVNLLGLEGAKAEFTRMKKQIQKELQTFDKAVCVHLTTLLQDYFKDIE
- the surE gene encoding 5'/3'-nucleotidase SurE, giving the protein MKRILLTNDDGFDSSGLLALKDALKDIAQVMVVAPANEKSACGHGLTLTRPLSFVRLDDDFYKLEDGTPSDCVYLALNTLYQSSCKPDLVISGINLGSNMGEDITYSGTAAGAMEACIQGVPAIAISQLMPDKNRSKHFDFSLAKECIYEITELIFTKGFPLGERKFLNINIPHIKPKECKGYKITQMGYRIYADNAHLHRNPRGQEYYWLGLHPLEWEERSDMPHSYGSDFKATHEHYVSITPIKLDMTSYEDSSSLCEWIRL
- a CDS encoding tRNA threonylcarbamoyladenosine dehydratase, which translates into the protein MNELIDENMIIDRYTRSRIIFGENFERIQNTKVVVFGVGGVGGFVVDCLYRSGLQNITIVDKDCFDITNQNRQIGAEHIGEPKVEVFARLYQGITPIQECVDAAFLERFNIMEFDYIVDAVDDIIAKVEIAKIASNKPYGKYIIATGSAKRVNPLFIRVNNVWKSYGDKFARKLRTHLRKVNIQKAIKVIFSSEGAKCGPLGSFSGVTASFGLIIASEIIQDIIKEY